The Argentina anserina chromosome 3, drPotAnse1.1, whole genome shotgun sequence genome includes a region encoding these proteins:
- the LOC126787813 gene encoding protein argonaute 2: MERGRGGGYGGGGRGNYGGGGERGRGGYGNRGGRTGGYADVVYGGGNGGRGGGGGGERGRGGYGGGGVGVGGHNRQQRQQDQQWGNQTRGQRGRSDQQSWRSSGQPPQEQQWSQNRGQYPRTTPAPASSSSPSPKKNETGGSGVQLMRISKQTTSPSSLNSAEKKTPVARPDNGGTAFVKTVGLRANFFNVSYDPQSTIMHYDVNVKPVNATRNGRPVKVMKSDLAAIRNKMSADNPSGFPLLMTAYDGEKNIFSAVTLPTGEFRVEVPGEEGTRLSSYIVTIKFVNELKLCKLKEYLGRQLLSIPRDIMQGMDLVMKENPTRRLIPVGRSFYPTEFNPGDDLGQGTAAFRGFQHSLRLTSQGPAMCLDYSVLAFHKRIPVIDFLHEKIWGFSLNDFSRFRRDVENVLRELKVTVTHRPTKQKYVIKGLTDRNAGDITFEAVDLDGRVPPTRLRLVDYFRDKYQDIKYKNIPCLDLGKNGRRNDTPLEFCVLAEGQRYPKDHLGKNAAIMLKNMSLTSPSVREANIRNMVRSEDGPCGGGIMKNFGIEVNMNMTQVIGRVIGPPELKLGGSGGKVTKVTVDGEKCHWNLVGKSLVEGKPIARWAVINFSSFDRDKLDPYQFIPKLIARCNKLGMKMEEPLIYEEASMRPFSSVNMLWELLETVNGKVLRQGKGHLQLLVCVMSRKDNGYKYLKWICETQIGIVTQCCLSKMATKASDQFLANLALKINAKLGGSNVELIDRLPLFEGAGPVMFVGADVNHPAAKNTTCPSIAAVVATINWPAVNRYAARVRPQYHRKESISNFGDMLLELVESYHQINKVKPEKIVVFRDGVSEGQFDMVLNEELVDLKRALGTINYFPTITVIVAQKRHHTRLFQENGSSNVSPGTVVDTTIVHPFEFDFYLCSHYGSLGTSKPTHYHVLWDEHCFTSDQLQKLIYDLCFTFARCTKPVSLVPPVYYADLVAYRGRLYYEAMTEGFSLGSITSSTSASSSASSTLSGGSQDGKSYRLHADLENIMFFI, translated from the exons ATGGAGAGAGGTAGGGGCGGCGGTTACGGCGGTGGTGGGAGAGGGAACtacggaggaggaggagagagagggagaggcgGTTATGGTAACAGAGGAGGGAGAACTGGCGGTTATGCTGACGTGGTATACGGCGGCGGGAATGGCGGTCgcggaggtggaggaggaggagagagaggaagaggcGGTTATGGCGGCGGTGGTGTAGGTGTTGGTGGTCACAACCGTCAGCAACGGCAGCAAGATCAGCAGTGGGGTAATCAGACTCGCGGCCAGCGTGGGAGGTCTGATCAGCAATCTTGGAGGTCCTCTGGTCAGCCGCCGCAGGAGCAGCAGTGGAGTCAGAATCGAGGCCAGTATCCGAGGACTACTCCGGCACCGGCTTCTTCATCGTCGCCGTCTCCCAAGAAGAATG AAACTGGTGGTTCTGGAGTGCAATTGATGAGAATTTCAAAGCAGACAACTTCTCCATCTTCATTGAACAGTGCAGAGAAAAAGACGCCTGTGGCACGACCTGATAATGGAGGCACGGCATTTGTTAAAACTGTTGGGCTTCGTGCGAATTTCTTCAATGTCTCGTATGATCCCCAGAGTACTATAATGCACTATGATGTTAATGTCAAACCAGTGAATGCTACAAGGAATGGGAGACCAGTTAAAGTTATGAAGTCTGATCTTGCTGCCATAAGAAACAAGATGTCAGCTGATAATCCTTCAGGATTTCCATTATTGATGACTGCCTATGATGGTGAGAAGAACATTTTCAGTGCTGTGACATTACCCACTGGAGAGTTTAGGGTGGAGGTTCCTGGGGAAGAAGGCACACGCTTAAGTTCGTATATAGTTACCATCAAATTTGTAAACGAGCTCAAGCTTTGCAAGTTGAAAGAGTACCTAGGTCGTCAGCTGTTATCTATCCCTCGTGATATAATGCAGGGGATGGATTTAGTGATGAAGGAGAATCCTACTCGACGCTTGATTCCTGTTGGCCGTTCTTTTTACCCTACTGAATTTAACCCTGGTGATGACCTTGGACAAGGTACTGCTGCATTTAGAGGGTTTCAGCATAGTTTAAGGCTCACTTCCCAGGGTCCTGCTATGTGTCTGGATTACTCAGTTTTGGCATTTCATAAGCGCATACCAGTTATAGATTTTCTGCATGAAAAGATTTGGGGTTTTTCTTTAAATGATTTCTCGAGGTTTAGGAGGGATGTTGAGAATGTATTGAGGGAATTGAAAGTTACTGTGACTCATCGTCCGACAAAGCAGAAGTATGTCATCAAGGGGCTAACTGATAGGAATGCAGGGGACATTACATTTGAGGCTGTTGATCTTGATGGCCGGGTTCCACCGACGAGGCTTAGACTCGTTGATTATTTCAGAGACAAATACCAAgatataaaatacaaaaatattcCTTGCTTGGATTTGGGGAAAAATGGTAGGAGGAATGATACACCTTTGGAATTCTGTGTCTTGGCTGAAGGGCAGAGGTACCCCAAGGATCATTTGGGCAAAAATGCTGCAATTATGTTGAAGAACATGTCATTGACTTCACCAAGTGTAAGAGAGGCCAACATACGCAACATGGTACGGTCGGAAGATGGACCTTGTGG TGGCGGCATTATGAAGAATTTTGGAATTGAAGTCAACATGAATATGACACAAGTGATAGGGCGTGTCATTGGTCCACCTGAGTTGAAGTTGGGTGGTTCTGGGGGCAAGGTGACTAAGGTAACAGTAGACGGTGAGAAATGTCACTGGAATCTAGTTGGCAAGTCATTAGTAGAAGGAAAACCGATAGCTCGCTGGGCGGTAATTAATTTTAGCAGTTTCGATCGGGACAAACTGGACCCTTATCAATTCATCCCAAAGCTCATCGCTCGATGCAACAAATTGGGAATGAAAATGGAAGAACCTCTCATCTATGAAGAGGCTTCAATGAGACCATTTTCTAGTGTTAACATGCTTTGGGAATTGCTTGAAACTGTTAATGGGAAGGTGCTCCGGCAAGGCAAGGGCCACTTACAACTACTTGTTTGTGTGATGTCCAGAAAAGACAATGGTTATAAATATTTGAAGTGGATTTGTGAGACTCAAATTGGTATAGTGACGCAGTGCTGCTTGTCAAAGATGGCCACCAAAGCCAGTGACCAGTTTCTTGCAAATCTTGCACTGAAGATCAATGCGAAGCTTGGCGGCAGTAATGTAGAGCTGATTGACCGGCTCCCTCTCTTTGAGGGTGCTGGCCCTGTCATGTTTGTGGGGGCTGACGTTAATCATCCTGCAGCTAAGAACACAACATGCCCATCCATAGCAGCTGTAGTTGCCACCATCAACTGGCCTGCTGTGAATCGTTATGCTGCACGAGTTCGACCGCAGTACCATCGTAAGGAGAGCATATCGAATTTTGGAGACATGCTTTTGGAGCTTGTTGAATCTTatcatcaaataaataaagtcaAGCCTGAAAAAATTGTTGTTTTTCGAGATGGAGTATCTGAGGGGCAGTTTGATATGGTACTTAATGAAGAGCTGGTAGATCTGAAGAGGGCTTTGGGAACCATAAACTATTTTCCAACCATCACTGTGATTGTTGCTCAGAAACGGCATCACACACGGCTGTTTCAGGAGAATGGGAGTTCCAATGTATCTCCAGGAACTGTTGTGGACACAACAATTGTGCACCCATTCGAGTTTGACTTCTACCTCTGCAGTCACTATGGAAGCCTTGGTACAAGCAAGCCGACACACTACCATGTTCTTTGGGATGAACACTGCTTTACGTCTGACCAGTTGCAGAAGCTTATATATGACCTGTGCTTTACCTTTGCAAGGTGCACAAAACCTGTATCTTTGGTCCCGCCAGTGTACTATGCTGACCTTGTGGCCTACAGAGGGAGATTGTATTATGAGGCTATGACAGAG